In one window of Tellurirhabdus rosea DNA:
- a CDS encoding putative Ig domain-containing protein has translation MRTLLKNSRIIHTCIWLLCALFTHLASGTGRSSHLADAVRPRSLTTEDRQRYIGIVVYNFEDQAAVGIERINNSFQQGANFVEICIHWDKIYASRNSAPNWSIIDAHIQRARELNLKIGIRILTAREYDKVSDFWTDGEVMRAGNGQPMLYSRGTHFSFAHQPTLDLAKDFVRQCTERYQYLQQENRLLFMSVISSPILEGEYSFALQDLATGQSTTTVYDYSEPMKAGFRQWLQGRFTLSELNRRWNTDFSSWAAVQPAPVPSWSAYDTFRNQWGEDWYIFRHLMLKRYFEETTRIIKNINSAIRVMNQHGSVWDPLSPLRGTLAFRDLAQNADGVKVNDDTAYNHYFSMDVLRSNLRPGAHVSNEVDGSANVPIEERMEQIEASFAHGANIIVMANFNSQSQTQLFNQLMAQVRQRNLLSQPVPQIQPTVSMTYKLSTILRYGSSDASIQGEWSRLYNQAGRQPVQIVLDEDLLANPNQTPVVTVPIPDQTATVGQPFTYTIPASTFNDPDGYIAQLSVTGGLPFNGISANGSTLSGTPSAAGSTRITVQAIDNRGAAAQTQFTLTINAVAAPPPPPPPPPVNQPPVVNQPIPSLTATAGQAFSYTISANTFSDPDGSVASVSVSGLPTGITYAAASRVISGTATSPGTSTLTVSATDNQGATVSTTTTLTVSQAPAPVPPPLPAPPLQLIEPIYTCTDGRLQFQTVGGDGSLIEYSAVGITAWTPNPVHYLDPWLRNGTTFTLRARQSGREVSMSWTSSCTTNQAPVVTNSIPAQAARVGRPYSYTLAANTFTDPDGTIVLIEMIGLPPGISFNPTTRVMSGVPTTAGRITVTARATDNKGAVVTTTFPFVVNTNQRPIVASVIPSQTATVGQTYSYRIPDEIFSDPDGSIASVQVGGLPDGLSYNAASRQISGTPTSPGSSTITVTATDNDGETVVTTFLFTVNPGRPPVSYQSPNGHLDEATCTQIRGWAADQGRLNEPISVDIYIDGRLVATVLANLARPDVGRALNDNGLHGFLLPTPPAYQTSGNHVVVARYAGSETQLNDSPRQYTCTAPPSPINQPPVVSQPIPPQMATLALPYSFTIPGGTFYEGDGRIVLIEATGLPAGLTYNATTRVISGTPVAAGTSTVTVQATDDRGASVATRFDLTVQEQQNYGQPDGHLDIAECGYIQGWAADRSRPNESIQVDVYINGQFVSKVLANQSRPDVGAALGDNGLHGFVYLLPAAYRSAGNYTIEVRYAGSSRHLHDSPKQYTCTGGILIPDQTIYKGQLYSYRLPDVLYTSVNGQTATLDVTGLPAGLSYNGLARTISGTPELIGISQVRIRPPQEGAMTLTFLLRVEESPEIQLALVQNNASLTPIQTLKNGDDIRIGSLPSVVNFVCTSPATLGSVVLDLSGPLNIRRTSSTAPFTLAGPEGLQLKTGTYTLKVAAFTGENGTGVQMAGQTITFSINNLSGRLASVRDRPRPETTFDTWKAWPMPVRNLLTVKLPQQVATESLRFSLISATGNEQPVPTHLLRQDGQQVQVDLGPFALTPGLYFLHVRQAGAAGESLRWIKIVKD, from the coding sequence ATGCGAACTTTGCTTAAAAATAGCCGGATCATCCACACCTGCATCTGGCTGTTATGTGCTCTGTTCACCCATCTGGCGTCAGGAACCGGGAGAAGCTCTCACCTGGCGGATGCTGTCCGGCCCCGTTCATTGACGACCGAGGACCGGCAGCGGTACATTGGAATTGTGGTATACAATTTTGAAGACCAGGCCGCGGTGGGAATTGAGCGCATAAACAACTCTTTCCAGCAGGGAGCCAACTTTGTTGAAATCTGTATTCATTGGGATAAAATCTACGCCTCCCGAAACAGCGCTCCCAACTGGAGCATCATCGACGCACACATCCAGCGGGCCCGCGAGCTGAATCTCAAAATCGGCATACGCATCCTGACCGCCCGGGAGTACGACAAGGTCTCCGACTTCTGGACGGACGGGGAAGTGATGCGGGCCGGCAACGGGCAGCCGATGCTGTATTCGCGGGGCACGCACTTCAGCTTTGCCCACCAGCCAACGCTGGACCTGGCCAAGGATTTTGTCCGGCAGTGCACGGAGCGCTATCAATACCTGCAGCAGGAAAACCGGCTGCTGTTTATGTCGGTCATCTCCTCGCCTATTCTGGAAGGCGAATATTCCTTTGCCCTTCAGGACCTGGCGACCGGGCAAAGCACCACCACGGTCTACGATTACAGCGAGCCGATGAAAGCCGGTTTCCGGCAATGGCTGCAGGGTCGCTTTACCCTCTCGGAACTGAACCGGCGCTGGAATACGGACTTCAGTTCCTGGGCGGCCGTACAGCCGGCGCCCGTTCCGTCGTGGTCTGCCTACGATACCTTCCGGAACCAGTGGGGCGAAGACTGGTACATTTTCCGGCACCTGATGCTCAAGCGCTATTTTGAGGAAACCACCCGCATCATCAAAAACATCAACAGTGCCATCCGGGTGATGAACCAGCACGGTTCGGTATGGGACCCGCTCAGTCCGTTACGCGGCACGCTGGCCTTCAGGGACCTCGCCCAGAATGCGGACGGCGTCAAGGTCAACGACGATACGGCCTACAATCACTATTTTTCGATGGACGTGCTCCGGAGCAACCTGCGGCCGGGGGCTCACGTCTCCAACGAGGTGGACGGCAGCGCCAATGTGCCCATCGAAGAACGCATGGAGCAGATCGAGGCCAGTTTTGCCCACGGCGCCAACATCATCGTGATGGCGAACTTCAACAGCCAGAGCCAGACCCAGCTTTTCAACCAGCTCATGGCCCAGGTCCGGCAGCGCAACCTGCTCAGTCAGCCGGTTCCGCAGATTCAGCCGACCGTTTCCATGACGTATAAATTGTCAACGATTCTGCGCTACGGCTCGTCGGATGCCTCGATTCAGGGCGAATGGAGCCGGCTGTACAATCAGGCCGGACGCCAGCCCGTCCAGATTGTGCTGGACGAAGACCTGCTGGCCAATCCGAACCAGACGCCAGTGGTGACCGTACCGATTCCGGACCAGACCGCCACGGTGGGCCAACCGTTCACGTACACCATTCCGGCTTCCACCTTCAACGACCCGGACGGCTACATCGCCCAGCTTTCCGTCACCGGCGGACTTCCTTTCAACGGGATTTCGGCCAACGGAAGCACCCTTTCCGGAACGCCTTCGGCCGCGGGCAGCACCCGCATCACGGTGCAGGCCATCGATAACCGGGGAGCCGCCGCCCAGACGCAGTTTACGCTGACCATCAATGCCGTCGCCGCCCCGCCACCGCCGCCCCCACCGCCGCCGGTCAACCAGCCGCCGGTGGTCAATCAGCCGATACCGTCCCTGACCGCCACGGCTGGTCAGGCGTTCAGTTACACGATTTCGGCCAATACGTTCTCCGACCCGGACGGAAGCGTTGCTTCCGTGTCCGTTTCGGGCCTGCCGACCGGAATCACCTACGCTGCGGCCTCCCGGGTGATTTCCGGTACGGCTACCTCGCCGGGCACCAGCACCCTGACCGTCAGCGCGACGGACAATCAGGGCGCGACCGTTTCGACGACCACTACGCTGACCGTCAGCCAGGCTCCCGCACCGGTTCCGCCGCCGCTGCCCGCGCCGCCGCTCCAGCTCATTGAGCCGATTTACACTTGTACGGACGGGCGGCTTCAGTTTCAGACCGTGGGCGGCGACGGCTCACTGATTGAGTACTCCGCCGTTGGCATTACCGCCTGGACTCCCAACCCCGTCCATTACCTGGACCCCTGGCTGCGCAACGGTACTACGTTTACCCTGCGCGCCCGGCAAAGCGGCCGGGAAGTGTCGATGTCGTGGACCTCAAGCTGTACCACGAACCAAGCCCCGGTCGTGACCAACTCTATTCCGGCTCAGGCCGCCCGGGTTGGGAGGCCGTACAGTTACACGCTGGCGGCCAATACGTTCACGGACCCTGACGGTACGATCGTCCTGATAGAAATGATTGGCCTGCCGCCCGGAATCTCGTTCAATCCGACAACCCGCGTCATGAGTGGTGTTCCCACGACTGCCGGACGGATAACGGTAACGGCCAGGGCCACCGACAACAAAGGAGCCGTTGTCACGACGACGTTCCCGTTTGTTGTCAATACGAACCAGCGGCCGATTGTAGCGTCGGTCATCCCGAGCCAGACGGCCACCGTCGGGCAGACGTACAGTTACCGGATTCCGGACGAGATTTTTTCGGACCCCGACGGTTCCATTGCTTCCGTGCAGGTCGGCGGCCTGCCCGATGGGCTTTCGTACAACGCCGCCTCGCGACAGATCAGCGGCACGCCGACGAGTCCAGGCAGCAGCACCATTACCGTTACGGCAACCGACAACGATGGCGAGACGGTGGTCACTACGTTTTTGTTCACGGTTAATCCCGGACGTCCGCCGGTCAGTTACCAGTCTCCCAACGGGCACCTCGACGAAGCCACCTGCACCCAGATTCGCGGCTGGGCCGCCGACCAGGGCCGCCTCAACGAGCCGATCAGCGTTGATATTTACATCGACGGACGACTGGTAGCCACGGTTCTGGCCAATCTGGCGCGGCCGGACGTAGGCAGGGCGCTCAACGACAATGGCCTGCATGGGTTCCTGCTCCCGACGCCACCGGCCTATCAAACGTCGGGCAATCATGTCGTGGTCGCCCGATACGCCGGGAGCGAGACGCAGTTGAACGACAGCCCGCGGCAGTACACCTGTACGGCGCCTCCTTCGCCCATTAACCAGCCGCCCGTGGTCAGTCAGCCGATTCCGCCGCAGATGGCTACGCTGGCACTGCCCTATTCCTTCACCATTCCGGGCGGAACGTTCTACGAGGGAGACGGGCGTATTGTCCTGATTGAAGCAACGGGGCTGCCCGCCGGACTGACCTACAACGCCACGACCCGGGTCATCTCCGGTACGCCCGTGGCCGCAGGCACCAGCACCGTGACGGTACAGGCGACCGACGACCGGGGCGCCAGCGTCGCAACCCGTTTTGACCTCACGGTACAGGAGCAGCAGAATTATGGACAGCCGGATGGTCATCTGGACATAGCCGAATGCGGATACATCCAGGGCTGGGCCGCCGACCGGTCGCGACCGAACGAGTCCATTCAGGTGGACGTGTACATCAACGGGCAGTTTGTCAGCAAGGTACTCGCCAACCAGTCGCGCCCGGATGTCGGGGCGGCGCTCGGCGACAACGGGCTGCACGGGTTTGTGTACCTCCTTCCGGCGGCTTACCGGAGCGCGGGTAATTACACGATAGAGGTCCGCTATGCGGGCAGCAGCCGGCATCTTCACGATTCGCCGAAACAATACACCTGTACCGGCGGCATCCTGATTCCAGACCAGACCATTTACAAAGGGCAGTTGTATTCCTATCGGCTGCCGGACGTGCTGTATACTTCCGTTAACGGACAAACGGCAACCCTCGACGTAACGGGTTTACCGGCAGGGCTGTCGTACAACGGCCTGGCCCGCACCATCAGCGGCACGCCGGAACTGATCGGCATCAGCCAGGTCCGAATTCGCCCGCCTCAGGAAGGTGCCATGACGCTGACCTTCCTCCTGCGGGTGGAGGAAAGTCCCGAGATTCAGCTGGCTCTGGTGCAGAACAATGCGTCGCTGACCCCTATTCAAACGCTGAAAAACGGTGACGACATCCGAATCGGGAGCCTGCCATCGGTTGTCAATTTCGTCTGCACCTCCCCGGCGACCCTGGGCAGCGTGGTGCTGGACCTCAGCGGCCCGCTCAACATCCGTCGCACGAGCAGCACGGCCCCGTTCACCCTCGCCGGCCCCGAAGGTCTGCAGCTGAAGACGGGGACTTATACGCTGAAAGTGGCGGCTTTCACGGGTGAGAACGGCACAGGCGTCCAAATGGCCGGCCAGACGATTACGTTCAGCATCAATAACCTGAGCGGCCGGCTAGCCAGCGTCCGGGACCGCCCCCGGCCCGAAACGACCTTCGACACGTGGAAAGCCTGGCCGATGCCGGTGCGGAATCTGCTGACGGTCAAACTGCCCCAGCAGGTAGCAACCGAAAGTCTCCGCTTCAGCCTCATTTCCGCTACCGGAAACGAACAGCCTGTGCCGACGCACCTGCTCCGCCAGGACGGCCAGCAGGTGCAGGTCGATCTGGGTCCATTCGCCCTGACGCCGGGCCTGTACTTCCTGCACGTCCGTCAGGCCGGGGCGGCCGGAGAAAGCCTCCGGTGGATTAAAATCGTCAAAGATTAA
- a CDS encoding ferredoxin--NADP reductase — MATRYYLKVKEVVRETPDAVTIHFWHPLSETVRYQPGQFLTFILTLNGQKIRRSYSMSSSPHTDASPAVTVKQLPGGLASGYLCTSIKPGDVLETLEPMGTFTAGASAENRRRTILIGAGSGITPLISIAKSILHLEPQSDIWLLYGNRNAASIIFRKQLAELEQKYAGRLKVTHILSQPEDGWDGLHGRLNQSMLLKLLENRPADELSRASFFLCGPEGMMEEARGALRLLGIPEKNVHRESFATAPPEAHGEVTENETENASGAQDVTILYEGSEYKIPVEPHQTILEAALELDIDLPYSCQAGMCTACLGRCVSGKVKLDEEDGLSESELNAGYILTCVAHPLTRDVIIEIE; from the coding sequence ATGGCAACTCGTTATTACCTGAAAGTTAAAGAAGTGGTGCGGGAAACGCCCGATGCCGTAACCATTCACTTCTGGCACCCATTAAGCGAAACCGTCCGGTATCAGCCCGGGCAGTTTCTGACCTTTATTCTGACGCTGAACGGACAGAAAATCCGCCGCTCCTATTCCATGTCCAGCTCGCCGCACACGGACGCTTCGCCCGCCGTGACGGTCAAGCAACTGCCGGGCGGACTGGCTTCCGGGTATCTGTGTACTTCGATAAAACCCGGCGATGTGCTCGAAACGCTCGAACCCATGGGGACGTTTACGGCCGGAGCTTCCGCCGAGAACCGCCGCCGCACCATCCTGATCGGAGCGGGCAGCGGCATCACGCCGCTGATTTCGATTGCCAAATCCATCCTGCACCTGGAACCGCAAAGCGACATCTGGCTGCTGTACGGCAACCGCAACGCCGCTTCCATTATTTTCCGGAAACAACTGGCCGAACTGGAACAGAAGTACGCCGGTCGCCTGAAAGTCACCCATATCCTGAGCCAGCCCGAAGACGGCTGGGACGGTCTGCACGGCCGCCTGAACCAGTCGATGCTGCTCAAACTGCTGGAAAACCGGCCCGCCGACGAGCTGAGCAGGGCTTCGTTTTTCCTCTGCGGTCCAGAAGGCATGATGGAAGAGGCCCGCGGCGCGCTCCGACTGCTGGGCATTCCCGAGAAGAACGTTCACCGGGAGAGCTTTGCTACGGCCCCGCCCGAAGCGCACGGCGAAGTGACGGAAAACGAAACCGAAAATGCCTCCGGAGCGCAGGATGTAACGATTCTATACGAAGGCAGTGAGTACAAAATTCCCGTGGAGCCGCACCAGACCATCCTGGAGGCCGCCCTCGAACTGGATATTGACCTGCCTTATTCCTGCCAGGCGGGCATGTGCACCGCCTGCCTGGGCAGGTGCGTGTCCGGCAAAGTCAAGCTGGATGAAGAAGACGGCCTGTCCGAATCGGAACTGAACGCCGGGTATATCCTCACCTGCGTGGCCCACCCGCTGACCCGGGATGTGATTATCGAAATTGAATAA